In Drosophila simulans strain w501 chromosome X, Prin_Dsim_3.1, whole genome shotgun sequence, one DNA window encodes the following:
- the LOC6725027 gene encoding dynein regulatory complex subunit 4, giving the protein MPPKGKKGKKGKKLPVLIDGVDTSAMTRDQLEAFALRLKAEMDREREERNYFQLERDKIRTFWEITRQQLDETRYELQQKDKEIEATQDLADIDTKHVMQQMKHLQFENHNRLGEVRAEAMTQLKLAQEHHVLQENELQRDKRQLRRMLRERMEMSEMQLRQMEAHFNEKLLEQRITFERERKDNEMLHEEKMIEQKAKLDLFYGTQMFEVEERKNQQIKDLQDHHDLAFNDMKNYYNDITLNNLALIGSMKEQLEHLRKQAERSDRIAADTAAENRRLKEPLEHANIQLNEYRRKLEFYERDKQQLSRLKTRNTRLEKKVKGLTWEAETLILRNDSLVAEREGLKERFNDVIVELQQKTGLKNVLLERKIAALMREDEKRSIVLHETIATCAPNFAEKLTSLDERVGNIIDEKNKIILDLRYEVTKARKAHDDLLETYECKLKQYGVPTDELGFKPIRSRDQQQLYVCGPAGIITENK; this is encoded by the exons ATG CCGCCAAAGGGGAAGAAGggcaaaaaaggcaaaaaattgCCAG TGCTCATCGATGGAGTGGACACCTCGGCGATGACTCGCGACCAGCTGGAGGCATTTGCCCTCCGGCTAAAAGCGGAAATGGATCGTGAGCGGGAGGAGCGTAACTACTTCCAGTTGGAGCGGGACAAGATCCGCACTTTCTGGGAGATCACGCGCCAGCAGCTGG ATGAGACCCGCTACGAGCTGCAGCAGAAGGACAAGGAGATCGAGGCCACACAGGACCTGGCGGATATCGACACCAAGCATGTGATGCAGCAGATGAAGCATCTGCAGTTTGAGAACCACAATAGGCTCGGCGAGGTTCGGGCTGAGGCGATGACCCAACTGAAGCTGGCGCAGGAGCACCATGTTCTACAGGAAAACGAGCTTCAGAGGGACAAGCGCCAGTTGCGCCGCATGCTCCGCGAAAGAATGGAGATGAGCGAGATGCAGCTGCGCCAAATGGAGGCTCACTTCAACGAGAAGCTGCT AGAGCAGCGCATCACCTTCGAACGCGAGCGCAAGGACAACGAGATGCTCCACGAGGAGAAAATGATCGAGCAGAAGGCCAAGCTGGACCTTTTCTACGGCACACAAATGTTCGAGGTAGAGGAGCGGAAGAACCAGCAGATAAAGGACCTGCAGGACCACCACGACCTGGCCTTCAACGACATGAAGAACTATTACAACGATATCACGCTTAACAACTTGGCGCTGATTGGCAGCATGAAGGAACAGCTAGAGCATCTGCGCAAACAGGCCGAGAGATCCGACAGAATCGCAGCGGACACGGCAGCTGAGAATCGGCGGCTGAAGGAGCCTTTGGAGCATGCCAATATCCAGTTGAACGAGTATCGGCGCAAGCTGGAGTTCTACGAGCGGGATAAGCAGCAATTGAGTCGCCTCAAGACGCGCAACACTCGGCTGGAGAAGAAGGTGAAGGGTCTCACTTGGGAGGCGGAAACTCTGATTCTGCGCAACGACTCTCTGGTGGCGGAACGGGAGGGACTCAAGGAGCGCTTCAACGACGTGATCGTCGAGCTGCAGCAGAAGACGGGACTGAAAAATGTTCTTCTGGAGCGCAAGATCGCCGCATTGATGCGCGAGGATGAGAAGCGCAGCATTGTCCTACACGAAACGATTGCCACCTGCGCCCCCAATTTCGCCGAAAAGCTAACCAGCTTGGACGAACGGGTGGGCAACATCATCGATGAGAAGAACAAGATCATCCTGGACCTGCGCTACGAGGTAACCAAGGCCCGAAAGGCCCACGACGATCTCCTGGAAACCTACGAGTGCAAGCTCAAGCAGTATGGTGTGCCCACTGACGAGCTGGGCTTTAAGCCCATCAGGAGTCGGGACCAACAGCAGCTGTACGTGTGCGGTCCTGCGGGAATAATCACCGAGAATAAGTAG